In the genome of Bremerella sp. P1, the window AGATGCGATCACGGTCGGTCGCCGCAGCTCGGCCCTGCATCAACCGAACTTTGGCGATCTGGTCATCCGCGCGATGGCCTCGAGCATCAGTATCTTGCTGGCGGCCAGTATCGTCATGAATGTCTTTGGCCTCCGCGGCTTCGTTTTCGGTCAATGGAACTGGGACGACATGTTCCTGTTCATCTGGTTCCCCATGGCTTTGTGGCTGGTGGTTGCCTTTATGACCGTGGTGCGTTTTTTGTGCTACCTGGACTTGCGCATCCGCCGAGAAGGCTGGGAAGTCGAACTTGTCCTGCGGGCCGAAGCCACACGCATGAAGGAGGTCGCCGGATGATGCGCAGCCTTCTTGGAAAACTCGCTCTGTTCTGCCTGTTGCTATTAGTCCCGGTACTACCCCAGACGCATGCCCAAGAGTGGGATGAGTTTGGAACCGGCACGCGTTCGATCCAACAACCGGTCGAGCAAGGACGCGAGGCACTAGCGAATATTCCCCAAGCCAACTGGTACGACAGCGAATCGGACGAGGTACGTACCATTCCTGTGCCTGGGGAAACCAAGATGCCGGACACACGCCCCGGTGCCGCGAAACAGAAGAAACCTGCTGCGGCACCTGCGGCCCGCGGCAATTGGAATTTCCCAAGCCTCGGTGGCCTGTCGTTGGCCTCGATTGCCATGTACTCGATCTTGATCATCATACTCGGGTTCATTACTTACCTGATCTATCGAGCCATTAGCTCAGGCGGCGCGAACGAGTCAAGTTCGTACGTGCCTGAGGAACACGAGGATGAAAAGTCGCGCCAGGTCGATCGCGTCGAGCATCTTCCGTTTGAGGTTAAGAAGAAGGACGGCAACTTGCTCGACGAGGCCC includes:
- a CDS encoding DUF4129 domain-containing protein; amino-acid sequence: MMRSLLGKLALFCLLLLVPVLPQTHAQEWDEFGTGTRSIQQPVEQGREALANIPQANWYDSESDEVRTIPVPGETKMPDTRPGAAKQKKPAAAPAARGNWNFPSLGGLSLASIAMYSILIIILGFITYLIYRAISSGGANESSSYVPEEHEDEKSRQVDRVEHLPFEVKKKDGNLLDEARRCYESGNFNEAIIYLFSFQLLELDKGHVIRLAKGKTNGQYLREAGRNRDLRKILQGTMNAFEDVFFGNRNLTRDRFERCWNQLTQFNQHLAGGGV